The Rhopalosiphum maidis isolate BTI-1 chromosome 2, ASM367621v3, whole genome shotgun sequence genome segment TCCAAATCAGCACTATATATCAATTGGAAACTGTTTATTACGGCAAACTTTACAAtagttagtaatatttaaagttgtaattttGGTTGTACATTTAACATCACACGATACAAAATGCATGACAGATCAATCTACTCAATTTCTGTAgcagtgaatattttattttctattgaaaATCTTACACTCACGCTCAATGGCGCCGAACTCACGTCATGTGAAGTAATCACTTCACTTCTTAAATGGGTGGGTggatataattaagttttaaggATAAatgagttaataaaattaaaaaagatgttaaataaattataattgatgctTGATGATTGCATGAAACATAGAAGTTagaaatcaaaaaaacaacaattttaggTTTCGTTTCAAAAAAGTCAGTTCAGTGCTACTACTCATACTGATCAATACaacaattacattaaatttgatttaacatCAAAACACATAGGTACGAAAGTAAAAAActcaacataaaaattatagattgcTGGGTGGTCATGAGGTGGTAAGTAAGGGGGAGTGTTAAGAGGTGTAATCGAGTTCAAAATGGCGACTTAAATCGAAGTTATTTTGGATTATTAAATCGTACTAAACACAAAATTCCTGCGTTGCACttctgatttttttcaaatcagtTCATAGTCACATACTTACATTGGACTTTTTTCTGGATAAGCGAAGAGAACCACTACTGATCATCCGACTGAATCGAATTGACTCGACGCCGGTCCATAGAAAACACGTTTCagaaaagtaaataatgtcGTTCCTTGATCAATGCCAGACGCTTTACAAGAATGTGCTAAGTAGTTACTCAGCGGCTGTTGACAGGACACAGGTGGCAGTGAAAAGAGTTATAAAGAATGGATATCTTAACTCGAGACACCCACTAAACAATAGTCATACACTGCTAAGTGTCAACTGGGGTCCTACTCCCTACTGGCCTACTGTGGTACTGTCCCTAGTGGGCTAGCCACTATAGACCTGATGGATGATTCCCGAATCCCGATCGatgttcaaaacaaaatagtaaatacaaatatattacaacattaaacactatttataatgataaacgaGCGTTGCGCAGAAGCCGGAGAAAATTGTCAGGATGCCgacgaaaatataaacaaaaataataatattattgcatggCGACCACGAGTTAAAACTCGAAATGCTGTAGTGGTTCCACTGATTGAACAATATTAGTATGTTACCTACACCAGTCGATCATCATGAAGACATGAAATAATGGTTGACGCCtgtgaattatatattgtattaacattttgataaGGTGTTAAGATAAGAAGCACATGCATTTAGTCCTAATTGTGTGtaaattttgtgttaaaacttaaaagtttttcGGTAAATTGaagtcttttttttattttactcaatCAACTTCAATTCTACTGTATCAAAATGATGTCACAGAGTGGTGCTCCGATTTTAGTATTGAATGCTAATACAAAAAGGAAGTTTGGACATAAAGTTCAATTGGAGAACATTGCCGCTGGTAAATAAGCTCATTGTCATGTTTTTCTGTCCATACTTGCAAATTCTACTAAATTcgtgttactataatataataatataattctataactcatttatgtttaataaatattactattactattaaatttgttatatttgtattaacattaaaaaaaatgatcaattAATCTCACATATGCCCTATTTAACAAGTCaatatacagttttaattaaaaaaaacatggtcaacaatattttcaccCAATATAATTTCATGTGAATCAAAAGTATTTGATCATTCAATTTTACTAAGTATTAATCTGAACATTTTGGCTATATTAATGAGGCAGCTAGCAACTACTACACACTATAATgttcctataaaatatatcaatttaatccATTAAAAGAATAGATATTGCtgtctattatataaaaaaaaaaaatgacttgaaaatatatgttatactttCTAACTGTATCGCCCATGTTTAATAGAACATgacgtgtaatatattatgatttatattttgtgccATTTTGGAGCATccgttttacaattttttcattgtttaaaatttgaattactttaacattaaattgtagGATactgcaaatattttaaattatgtctattttaaaatatgatttggtTTTAATAGCATACTAAAAGCattaatgattatacatatctttttattgttaaaaaattgtatgccttaggtgcaataaaataaatatatgatattatacttttttaatcattattattttgataatttataaatatatttaaatatttttttatagtttttataaactacTTAAGTTCCATTAACTTGATTTCAATCATTATATCATgcttaaatatgaattttgacTTATAATTCACAAGaatgcttaaaaatacatatttaaaacaattggaattaattaaattaatttagtattaaagcttataatattataatttttttttttttttaaatactagtttttttttcttgcatCTTAGAATCGTaatgtaattcaaatttacatactactaattattctaatgttagtcagtttaaatttttagttatttcattatatatttgtactaactaaaaaatcaatttctaTTTCAGGCAAAGCAATTGCTGATGTGGTACGTACGTGTATTGGACCCAGAGCTATGCTTAAAATGTTGATGGACCCAATGGGTGGAATCGTAATGACTAATGATGGAAATGCTATTTTACGAGAAATCACAGTTCAACACCCTGCTGCTAAgtcatttattgaaattgcaCGTACTCAGGATGAAGAAGTTGGGGATGGTACAACATCAGTTGTTGTACTTGCAGGTGAAATTCTTGGCGTTGCAGAACAATTTTTAGAACAAAAACTTCATCCCACTGTCATAATCAGAGCCTATCGTCAAGCTTTAGAAGACATGTTGGACTTCTTAGATAAGGAATATAGTATGCCATTATCTTTAGATGACGAACCTAAATTAATTGAAGTAATTAAATCTTGTGTTGGGACCAAGTTCATTGGTCGCTGGTCAGATTTGGCATGTAGTATTGCTTTGAATGCTGTTAAAACAGTTAGTATTAAAGATGAAGGTCGTACTGAAATCGATATAAAGAGGTATGCTAAAGTTGAAAAAGTACCAGGTGGAGCAATTGAAGATTCCCAGGTATTGAATGGTATTATGTTGAACAAAGATGTAACACATCCAAAAATGAGAAGGTTTATAAAAAACCCCAGAATCGTTCTTTTAGATTGTTCTTTGGAATTCAAAAAAGGAGAAAGTCAAACAGAAGTTGAAATTGTCAAAGAAACTGACTTTACACGATTATTACAGATTGAAGAAGAgtatatacaacaaatatgTTCTGATATTATTGCACTAAAACCAGACTTGGTTTGTACAGAAAAGGGAGTTTCTGATTTAGCACAACATTTCTTGTTAAAGGCCAACATATCAGTGTTAAGACGTTTGAGAAAATCTGACAATAATCGTGTTGCAAGAGCTTGTAATGCCACTATTGTTACACGTACAGATGAATTACGGGAGTGTCATGTTGGAACTGGTGCTGgtcaatttgaaattaaaaagattggtgatgaatattttactttcattACTGAATGTGTTAATCCAAAAGCTTGCACTATTTTACTTAGAGGACCAAGCAAAGACATATTGAATGAAGTTGAACGTAATTTACAAGATGCTTTACATgtagctaaaaatattatgctaaacCCGAAATTAGTATCAGGTGGTGGCTCTATTGAAATGGCTATATCACAGtcattagttaaaaaaagtgCTGAAATAGCTGGCGTAACTCAATGGCCATACAAAGCTGTTGCCCAAGCATTAGAAGTTATTCCACGTACACTTTTGCAGAACTGTGGTGTCAGCACAATAAGAACAATGACATCTTTAAGAGCCAAACATGCAGTAAGCGGTAACGAGAGTTGGGGAATAAACGGTGAAACCGGTGAAATGGCTGATATGAAAGACCTAAAAGTTTGGGAACCAATTGTTGTAAAGTCTCAAGTTTACAAAACTGCAATTGAAACTGCTATATTGTTGGTGCGCATTGATGATATTGTGTCAGGTACGAAAAAGAAGGGTGATGATGGACAACCAAAAACTCCAGCTCAACCTACTGAAGAGTCCatgaaagaataatttttaatttactttagttttttataattattattactcacaaattcctaaaatataatctaaataaacactattaatattattaatattttgatgtcaatttttttgacGGTTTTAACAAATTCtgcttaaactttttttttatttaataaaaataatttttactattttgtggttttattttagaactaTTTTTCTAGcagtaattattagtttttagtgTTAAAAGATGCTAATtagtcaattataaaataaaaataaaaaaacaaaattaataattattaatattgaatatttaatacacaattttagttaaatcatgataagattaaaattgtttaacaaatttaatttctccAGAGTTCCTAAAAAACAATGGTTGTTTAATTTAGTATGATTAGGGCTTGAATCAAATCTCTTAATTAATTTGGAATATAGATGacaatatactgtattattataacactaatCAACAACTACTCAAAATGGAAATTAGTAGTTGGTATTTCTTATAGATTTAATCTTTACtagataattcattaatatttaaattgaacattccaaaattatgtaaattcttCAACTCAAAAAGGGAattgcgataaaaaaaattgtctggcTACACATgaacataaacaaaaataaaaaaaatataaatatgtaaatattaacggGTCATTTTTCATTATCATACTGTAGTCATTatactaatgtatattatacttaaatatatatatatttgaaaaatttaaataaaaataatcctcATCCATCACTTCTCCATAACAAAGTCATTTTACCACAACtgagtatacaaaaaaatattaataggttaATCTCAAGCCTCCCAAATTCAAGGCCTATTGACTGTTTATACTGTTAGAAGATATAAGgttatttttacagtaataaGTATGGAAATTTAATTCTGATTGAATGGCAATAAGATTCAaggtttttatacaattaaattttcaaaacatccATTTTgttgatcatattttttaaaagttaaaaaaaatttttaactggTTAGATCTAATAACTTTTGAATTTCTAAGAACAATAGTTATGTTACCTAGCAAAACgcaaaatgtatgatttaatcaatttcaattaaacctctaatttttttattcataatagttcaagaaaaattaattgttttcgtttcaataataaaataattatttcagcctgacattaatacttatacataactaattaattcaaaaaatgtatacttccAATATCTACAGGACACTTctaagtaacaaaaaaaatctcaagaatttaaaaataataaagtcttttgtaatttgtatatttaaaaattaaattttgaataatggcattattgaagaaaaaagaTAAACATGCTTGACAAAACGCCCTATGGattaagttttattgtaaacatttattcagacataaaaaatgaaagcATATATACTTCAGGTTTTCAGACATCAATAAATCACAGCAATAGGACGGTACAAGCATTGACACATAGTATTATACCTAGCTATTGCCTATTAGCAGTGTTAAgcttatctaaataaattttatttaatctagaTAAAATCTGATAAATAGagaatattcatttatataattatctaaaataaaaatcactattATCTAGATAGATTTATccagataatttaatttattcaatggactttttttgtatattattttcaattataccagtttatttttaatgaggaATGAGAATAcctaaatagttaatacatatttatatttttggattacGGCATAGTTTGATCATTATATAACTTAGTATAACTATAgctacgattatattattattattattattgcttaaaagttttaattttattcatattctcACTCCCAGTCTCAGAGGTTAGTCGTAAGTCCAATGGCGCCGATctatatttcatgttataaGGAAAAAATGCTGGTGTTAGACCCacctactaaaaaaatgtttagttagtTAAGTTCGAatagtactatatttatttctaactcTATTCATACAAGATATTACAtaacaaactatttttgattatcaCCCACCAACCCATAAACATTTCTGGGGAATTTTCCCCAGTTCATACCCGTGTTCGGCGCTACTGTTAGTACATATAccaaatttgaatattgacaaaactggatattttaacgaaaaataacgattataggtatagttatctattttgttttaagttattataaaaatattatttaaagacaccaattcgtgtattattatttaacactaaCTGagaagtattcaaaatattatgtagattagTTTTAAGCTGTTTATGCCATAAACTTATTAACACCTGCAGTGGCGACTCGTCAGGAGTCTTTGAGAAAGCGACTcgccataaaaaaaagtagtaaagcaataaaaaattttgaagaaaattgaagtataatttaatatttttatctattttaaaaataattataatggttttcgatattaatattgattattgataatattacgagtaaaatattttgtattatatttttacattaataatgagAAGACGGGTgtcattcaataataatacgggCGAAAAATACCGATAACAACAACTAATTACTAAGTTATGCGATGCCAATGGCAGAAACTTTGAATGAGTCTAGTCTCTGTGTACTGAACAACATCTATACAATCTACCCCGCCATCGGCCTTATCGtgcatataaaatttgtataagtacACAATTGAGTCTCTCGAACGGCAGACTcctgaataaatttaaatgtctggctaataataatattacaatataataattctgtaTATAATCTATGGATATGGATCTATCATATTAATCTATCATCTATGGCAATCATCAATCTTCGCTATTTGTCGGAGACGATTGTTGGTTGTATTTTaacggagaaaaaaaatagacgtACAAATCGTTAAaccgtaatttaatatattatataatattttacacgcaTATGCCGTTCTGTTcagcttatttttatgaaatatctcTATATCTTCAATTCGAAACGCGGTAAAGACAGACGAGGAAAGGTGTTCCTAGGTCAGCGATGTGGTTACTGAACGTGTGGACATTAAATATGACACAACTAAGTTCcacaaaaaaaatcgatatttacgtgagtttgattttctatacttttgaagctttaatttacttttttagacataaaataaatacatacttattgcACCGGACAATCTGCTACCCACCGGGTGACGTAtacatatgcatattttattcccCAATGCGCAATGCATAAAAAACGTGAGACCGAAAATACATAAtcgtcatattaatatattaccagacccatttaatataatgatttatatttattttaattggccGAGTACCCGactaatgtaaattttttttatccctaacaaaaataaaaagttttccgAAAAGacgcattaatatttttttataattgtctgaattttgaattttcaagaCATTGGATATCCATTTCATATTTCTGTGATAACTGTTTCTGCTCAaccgatttttgtttttttgtaataatttaaaaacgaataactgtAGTTAATGTTTGCATttcttaaacatattataattttcaaaatattttaactatacacTTATaggataaaataacaatatcataataccataaatagattattatatatatatatattaatatcgcaAATTATCTGAGCATATTAACATTAGaacttattgattattttaaaatcaataaaaatagtatcagtaggtatgtattatttctaaGCAGGACGGTACCGAAACGCCAATGATATAGTCACATGTGTATACAACGAGTCGAATGTGAATAACTGCttgtatttagaaattaattttattgattttgtaagtctttctttattatacgtagatcataatctattaactatttagtatgtaatattaattgaatgattaaactttaaaatatttttaaaattattaatcatttagttCAGCCAAACCGGAAACTGCTGTATAGCTACTATAGTAGGTGACTACAATACTACATGTAGACTAGGTTAAGTATGTCACTATAACGAATTTgtacaatttgaattcaattttctatgtataatacattaatgcattgtgtacaatgtaaaattatgcTGGTCAAAGATGGTCTTATTTTTAGTGAGAAATTTTACCAgacaagtattaaaataataaaattataatttaaaaaaaaattcaggataatatacaatcattatgattttacgtatgaaattaattagatacCAAAAGTTTCGTATGCAAGACagctgaaatataaaaataaatcctataatatcacaagagttctataaaaaaaacatatgatctgtcatattattataatatatatattatatattattatgatccaTGGCAAACGAAAATCGTCGTCATTTGTAGGAGACGATtaacaattctaataattttattgaacagtCGTCAAACAACAGCCTTCAGTACATGACAAGTACtctcattttcataaaatatttcaataattccatTCCGAAGTGTAAAGAAAACAAATGAAGAAACAAACTAGCTGTTTCTTCGGTGACGGTGCACGTTTGAACTTTAATATGGCACAGCTTGATTTCGCCGAAAAGCGTCGAAGGATACTTGCGTAGGTTAATTTTCCTATAATTTTAGggtagtaataaatttaatttttatattttaaataatgatttgtacAAGCTGCCACCCCGATTACTtagacctatattttatttccgatCGTCAAATGCAGTTGGACGGCAACTGGCGGATTATTGTATACGACCCGttatatattcttaaacaatgaaatatttttttaaatattttattgttttaaagttctagataatatttattttcagagtaaatgatttaagaaaatacaatttttttctggtccgcaaactgtttttaatttgtgaatatgGCATGAGAGTTCTAAAAggttaaagttaataaatagccaagaataaaataaattcgtaaATTATACCTTGGATCCTGGACGTAGAAATGaatgtatattgattttaaaatcaaattgattttttttctatctattATGAATTCTTGTagcaaatatgatatatttagtactttgggtgattaatagtaaaataaaataaaaaagttcagATCTTGTCATAATATCGGAAAAACTGGAATCATTAcactatatacttacataatttcgacaaaattaattcatttactaagttttaattcaaaaatgctaATCATAgaatgttgaaaattttaccaactgtctacattatgaaattcaatattttttgacttatcgagtattaatttttcattccaaaaataaacttattcttgtaaaacgatttttatattgtgttatacactatatactatatagtttaaaaacaaataatcttAAACACCGATAACTTaaagttttaactaattttttataagagtaTTTCTTactcatgttattattttaaaaatatttcaaactatatacatacaatgttctttattttttcattgatacaaatttttaaaatgttcacatttttttcattagtattcatataaatatttcttttttatatttacaattttaaaatgttctataagaattctcattagtttttttaatgcaaaaacaaaaatgaaatgcTCACCTGAAACTTATATTACGACGGTTTGAAgatcagtattttataatttataaatcaattaataaaatatgcgtcTACATCGATTACATCATCCgggtattttaagtttaaaaagtaaattgatCCCCCAAAGCATTGACTAGTGACTATGTACTATTTGTTACAAGAAACCACAATAAAcgaaatgtatgaatttttttctattatgatAGGTGTCTTCagacacaataattataacttaaaacataacgatattaatcataattttttttttaaatacttaataatatgattatttttatttagttcacTATTTtcatagattaaattaaataatttgtaatcatcttcattagaataaaatattaatactttgcaATGTAAAGATTTGGTCTAGTTtatatgtttcaattttaCGTATGTCAAACagctaaaatagaaaaatagatgGTATAATATCACAAAGAGGTTCTATTtagatttatcatattataatattcgtcaTCCGTGGCATACGACAATCGACGACATTCGTCGGAGACGATTAACAATTCTATAATAGTCTTAATGAACAGTACTGAGGTACATGACAAGTACTCTCGTTTTCATTTCGTgctgtttattttcataaaatgtatttttattctcatttAGAATCACAATGAAGATCGATATGAAGACAATTTGCAGTTTCTTCGGCAGCGGTGCACCACTACGTATAGACTGAAGATTGACACAACTCGGTTTCCCGGGAACAGTCGACGATTACGTAAGTTTTTTCCTTATTCTTTTTTaggattaaatttatattttaaacttaaaataaaatatattcatttttttgaacaatCGGCTACCCGGACGATGTAATCGACCTaagcacatattttattctactatTCACGCCGGGTGACATATacgtatgcatattttattcccCAACGCGCAatgcataaaatacataatcgtcatattagtatattactata includes the following:
- the LOC113551692 gene encoding T-complex protein 1 subunit gamma-like, giving the protein MMSQSGAPILVLNANTKRKFGHKVQLENIAAGKAIADVVRTCIGPRAMLKMLMDPMGGIVMTNDGNAILREITVQHPAAKSFIEIARTQDEEVGDGTTSVVVLAGEILGVAEQFLEQKLHPTVIIRAYRQALEDMLDFLDKEYSMPLSLDDEPKLIEVIKSCVGTKFIGRWSDLACSIALNAVKTVSIKDEGRTEIDIKRYAKVEKVPGGAIEDSQVLNGIMLNKDVTHPKMRRFIKNPRIVLLDCSLEFKKGESQTEVEIVKETDFTRLLQIEEEYIQQICSDIIALKPDLVCTEKGVSDLAQHFLLKANISVLRRLRKSDNNRVARACNATIVTRTDELRECHVGTGAGQFEIKKIGDEYFTFITECVNPKACTILLRGPSKDILNEVERNLQDALHVAKNIMLNPKLVSGGGSIEMAISQSLVKKSAEIAGVTQWPYKAVAQALEVIPRTLLQNCGVSTIRTMTSLRAKHAVSGNESWGINGETGEMADMKDLKVWEPIVVKSQVYKTAIETAILLVRIDDIVSGTKKKGDDGQPKTPAQPTEESMKE